In Balneola sp., a single genomic region encodes these proteins:
- a CDS encoding ZIP family metal transporter, with translation MDFIPNWFFELNPIIQALCGGLFTWAVTSLGAAIVFFTKEINYKLLDFMMGFAGGVMIAASVWSLIIPGIELAEAQDMIGWIPAAVGFLIGGLFLRICDAYVPHLHIGLPRDEAEGPDTKWKRATLLVLAITIHNIPEGLAIGVLFGAASLGLDMVGGATVAGAITLAIGIGIQNFPEGIAISMPLRRDGLSRFKSFNYGQFSGIVEPISAVIGAAAVIFITPILPYALAFAAGAMIYVVVEELIPESQHHGNADLATMGLMIGFVVMMVLDVSLG, from the coding sequence ATGGATTTTATCCCAAATTGGTTCTTCGAACTTAATCCCATTATACAAGCACTTTGTGGCGGGCTTTTTACTTGGGCAGTAACTTCGCTTGGCGCCGCTATTGTATTCTTTACCAAAGAAATTAATTACAAGCTTCTGGATTTCATGATGGGCTTTGCCGGCGGTGTCATGATTGCGGCCAGTGTTTGGTCCCTTATCATTCCGGGAATTGAACTCGCAGAGGCTCAGGATATGATCGGCTGGATTCCAGCTGCAGTAGGATTCCTTATCGGAGGTTTGTTCTTGAGAATTTGTGATGCCTACGTTCCTCACCTTCATATTGGGCTTCCTCGTGATGAAGCTGAAGGGCCTGACACAAAATGGAAGCGGGCAACACTGCTTGTCTTGGCCATCACCATACACAACATCCCTGAGGGTTTAGCTATTGGCGTACTCTTTGGCGCTGCGAGTCTTGGACTAGACATGGTAGGCGGTGCTACTGTTGCCGGAGCTATAACCTTGGCAATTGGAATCGGAATCCAGAATTTCCCAGAAGGTATTGCAATTTCAATGCCCCTTAGAAGAGACGGACTTAGCAGATTTAAAAGTTTCAACTATGGACAATTCTCTGGAATTGTGGAGCCTATCTCAGCAGTAATTGGTGCTGCGGCAGTTATATTTATTACACCTATTCTACCTTATGCTCTTGCTTTTGCTGCCGGTGCCATGATTTACGTGGTTGTTGAGGAGTTGATCCCAGAAAGTCAGCATCATGGAAATGCGGACCTTGCTACAATGGGACTAATGATCGGTTTTGTTGTGATGATGGTTTTAGATGTTTCACTTGGCTAA